From a single Pantanalinema sp. genomic region:
- a CDS encoding 8-oxoguanine deaminase — MSTILLRNLQVAPMTANAGECVTMDLLIEGDRLADAATSDAIPDEILDLRGHLAIPGLVNTHHHLYQTLTRGLPAAQNAELFEWLTTQYPIWAGLDAEMVYWSAVCGLSELALSGCTTASDMFYVFPKGSDVTLDAVIRAAKDVGIRMHAGRGSMSLGKSAGGLPPDSVVQDSDAIMADVERLVAKYHDRGDGAMTRIDLMPCSPFSVTKAIMAETRDFARKHGLLLHTHLAETLDEERFCLETMGVRPLGLLEELDWLGPDVYLAHGIHFTDEEVALLGRTRTGIAHCPSSNMRLGSGIARVLELVEAGARVGLAVDGSSSNDGGSMLAEARQALLLGRMRYGMKYSAHEALRLATRGGAEVLGRHEIGSIAPGQMADLAIFDLSDVAYAGAGIHDPVAALSLCQTTKPRHVFVNGRAIVRDGRLTTLDLEEAVRKHNRLAKKLVDKAAATSLA, encoded by the coding sequence ATGTCCACCATCCTGCTGAGAAACCTCCAGGTCGCGCCCATGACGGCGAACGCCGGCGAGTGCGTCACGATGGACCTGCTGATCGAGGGCGATCGCCTGGCCGATGCAGCGACCAGCGACGCGATCCCGGACGAGATCCTCGACCTGCGCGGTCACCTCGCGATCCCGGGGCTGGTCAACACCCACCACCACCTCTACCAGACCCTGACCCGCGGCCTTCCCGCGGCGCAGAATGCCGAGCTCTTCGAGTGGCTAACGACCCAGTACCCCATCTGGGCCGGGCTCGACGCCGAGATGGTCTACTGGAGCGCGGTGTGCGGCCTCTCCGAGCTCGCCCTGTCGGGCTGCACCACGGCAAGCGACATGTTCTACGTCTTCCCCAAGGGCTCGGACGTGACCCTCGACGCGGTGATCCGGGCGGCCAAGGACGTTGGCATCCGCATGCACGCCGGCCGCGGCTCCATGTCGCTCGGCAAGAGCGCCGGGGGGCTGCCCCCCGACTCGGTCGTGCAGGACTCGGACGCCATCATGGCGGACGTCGAGCGCTTGGTCGCCAAGTACCACGATCGAGGCGACGGGGCGATGACCCGCATCGACCTGATGCCATGCTCGCCCTTCTCGGTGACCAAGGCCATCATGGCCGAGACGCGCGACTTCGCGCGCAAGCACGGCCTTCTGCTCCACACCCACCTGGCCGAGACGCTCGACGAGGAGCGCTTCTGCCTCGAGACCATGGGCGTGCGCCCGCTCGGTCTGCTCGAGGAGCTGGACTGGCTGGGTCCGGACGTGTACCTGGCCCACGGCATCCACTTCACTGACGAGGAAGTCGCCCTCTTGGGGCGGACCCGGACGGGCATCGCCCATTGCCCGAGCTCCAACATGCGCCTGGGGTCCGGCATCGCCCGGGTCCTCGAGCTGGTCGAGGCCGGTGCGCGGGTGGGACTCGCGGTGGACGGTTCGTCGAGCAACGACGGCGGCTCCATGCTCGCCGAGGCCCGCCAGGCGCTCCTGCTGGGGCGCATGCGCTACGGCATGAAGTACTCGGCCCACGAAGCCCTTCGCCTCGCCACCCGCGGCGGCGCGGAGGTGCTCGGCCGTCACGAGATCGGTTCCATCGCCCCCGGCCAGATGGCGGACCTCGCCATCTTCGACCTATCGGACGTGGCCTACGCCGGGGCGGGGATCCACGACCCGGTGGCGGCGCTCTCCCTCTGCCAGACCACCAAGCCCCGCCACGTCTTCGTCAACGGCCGGGCCATCGTCCGGGATGGCCGCCTCACCACCCTCGACCTCGAGGAGGCGGTACGCAAGCACAACCGGCTGGCCAAGAAGCTGGTCGACAAGGCGGCCGCGACGAGTCTGGCCTGA
- a CDS encoding XdhC family protein — protein sequence MTTSRETLEHLIPFLRGDQPVALVTIVGSSGSIPNAVGAKMVVAADGTRLAGTVGGGEIELEALRLGAEAVATGKSKMGSYHLTEKHAHGIGMMCGGTVQLFMEVYAPPTRLVLVGAGHVNIEVARFARHLGIAVTVIDERPEWASVENYPDTEIIPYRAAEGMKRREWKAGDYLIIATADADTESLRTAIHLPCRYVGLVASKRKTVQILKNLEAEGQDLSGLKPRLRSPVGLDLGGKSPAELALSIVAEIQADRNGRDARPLSFVDRIPASKEKAAT from the coding sequence TTGACCACCAGCCGCGAAACGCTCGAGCACCTGATCCCCTTCCTGAGGGGAGACCAGCCGGTCGCGCTGGTGACCATCGTGGGGTCGAGCGGCTCGATCCCCAACGCGGTCGGGGCCAAGATGGTCGTCGCCGCCGACGGGACCCGGCTCGCCGGGACCGTCGGCGGAGGCGAGATCGAGCTGGAGGCTCTGCGCCTTGGCGCCGAGGCCGTCGCCACCGGCAAGAGCAAGATGGGCTCCTACCACCTCACGGAGAAGCACGCCCACGGGATCGGGATGATGTGCGGGGGGACGGTTCAGCTGTTCATGGAAGTCTACGCCCCGCCCACGCGCCTGGTCCTGGTGGGGGCCGGCCACGTGAACATCGAGGTGGCTCGCTTCGCGCGTCACCTCGGGATCGCGGTGACGGTCATCGACGAGCGCCCCGAGTGGGCCAGCGTCGAGAACTACCCCGACACCGAGATCATCCCCTACCGCGCCGCCGAGGGGATGAAGCGGCGGGAGTGGAAGGCCGGCGATTACCTGATCATCGCGACGGCCGACGCCGACACCGAGTCGCTACGCACGGCCATCCACTTGCCCTGCCGGTACGTGGGGCTGGTCGCGAGCAAGCGCAAGACGGTGCAGATCCTCAAGAACCTGGAAGCCGAGGGGCAAGACCTCTCGGGCCTGAAGCCCCGGCTGCGATCGCCGGTGGGCCTCGATCTCGGGGGCAAGTCCCCGGCCGAGCTCGCCCTGTCGATCGTGGCCGAGATCCAGGCCGATCGCAACGGTCGCGACGCGCGCCCCCTGTCCTTCGTCGATCGGATCCCCGCCTCCAAGGAGAAGGCCGCGACGTGA
- a CDS encoding nucleotidyltransferase family protein — MIARERVAAVVTAAGFSSRMGSPKALLDWHGKPLLQHQMDGLAGFGEVIVVLGHEAERIRSELRLGANCRVVVNPSYPQGRASSLRAGFEALATAPQAVLVVGVDQPFSAESLDLLLAAMEPETPIALPVAAGRRGHPALFAGRLLDELRRVTEEGEGLRAVVRSHPVREVPVSGPFLDLNRPQDYAEAIVASR, encoded by the coding sequence GTGATCGCGCGCGAGCGCGTCGCGGCCGTCGTGACCGCCGCGGGCTTCTCGTCGCGGATGGGCAGCCCCAAGGCGCTGCTCGACTGGCACGGCAAGCCCCTCTTGCAGCACCAGATGGATGGCCTCGCCGGCTTCGGCGAGGTCATCGTCGTGCTCGGGCACGAGGCCGAGCGCATCCGCTCGGAGCTGAGATTGGGGGCGAACTGTCGCGTGGTCGTCAACCCCAGCTACCCGCAAGGGAGGGCCTCCTCGCTGCGCGCGGGGTTCGAGGCGCTCGCCACGGCGCCGCAGGCCGTGCTGGTCGTCGGAGTGGACCAGCCCTTTTCAGCCGAGAGCCTCGACTTGCTCTTGGCCGCGATGGAGCCCGAGACCCCGATCGCACTTCCGGTCGCAGCGGGGCGTCGCGGTCATCCCGCGCTGTTCGCCGGCAGATTGCTCGACGAGCTGCGCCGGGTCACCGAGGAAGGCGAGGGACTCCGCGCGGTGGTACGAAGCCACCCTGTGCGCGAAGTCCCCGTGTCGGGGCCCTTCCTGGACTTGAACCGGCCTCAGGATTACGCAGAGGCCATCGTCGCCTCGCGCTGA